A window from Chitinophaga filiformis encodes these proteins:
- a CDS encoding phosphatidylglycerol lysyltransferase domain-containing protein, with amino-acid sequence MALKDKLDLGTLMRKLHWKELLAVLFILLAIYFFRQQRHELYALGPAIERANRFWVIAGVLLTGAYILMQALMYRYSFRAVGGKLDLHRGTELFLKRNLLSIFLPAGGVSSLAYLPQNLRRSHINKQQVHQASGIYGFTGIFSVFLVGIPVVGYAILHDESMFEAVSGLVAICAVLGGVAWLVRSMQTRGAAYHLLAKYFPGLVSHVDEIFAFNLNRTSFIHTVLVSAGIEIVGIAHLYISMMATGAQPSLEAACVGYIVATIFLIVSPFLRGLGAIELSLAYLLTNYGFSSLQALEITLLYRLFEFWLPLVAGVIAFLLKGKQLILRLIPPVLIFLLGMVNIFSVLTPPLRGRLRLLKAYIPVESIHASNLLVVFLGLILLVTATFLFRGLRNAWVVALCVSLLSVFGHMSKALDYEEASLALVTSIMLIITASQYRLKSNRQLMNIGVVTAVATLLVVLIFGTVGFYFLHARHFGMEFTWLHSLQASFHGFLLLEDDGLHPLTRFGREFLSAIHILGVGAWAFLFYTIIRPYLPAGRHSNAAAEKAQYYLSQYGSSAMDHFKVGDDKLLYVSDVYQGFIAYRIANGFAVVLEEPVCADEVKLPLLQEFEKQCLKMGLKPAFYRVDEQSVYYFEHLRKKKLLIGQEGIVDVSAFTLSGKDRKSLRNGLNSLAAKGYVTTIHTAPLPHSLVQELKEVSDEWLAQYEVKEMTFSQGLFDADEIGEQNVITVTDPEGRIAAFLNIIPDYAPGECTYDLIRKRTDAPGGCMDALIIALIQDAKEKGLQYLNLGLVPMSGISQPQNTAEQVVKFAYEKIKAFRHYHGLREFKEKYATEWSNKYLVYGHDFDLIQLPGALSKVMRA; translated from the coding sequence ATGGCGCTGAAAGACAAACTGGACCTCGGAACATTAATGCGGAAGTTGCATTGGAAAGAACTATTAGCCGTACTGTTCATATTACTTGCCATCTATTTTTTCCGGCAGCAAAGACACGAATTGTATGCACTCGGCCCTGCTATTGAAAGAGCAAACCGATTTTGGGTGATTGCAGGTGTTTTATTGACGGGTGCTTATATATTAATGCAGGCATTGATGTATCGTTACAGCTTTCGTGCTGTAGGTGGAAAGCTGGACCTGCACCGTGGTACTGAGCTCTTTTTGAAAAGGAACTTACTGAGTATTTTTCTGCCTGCCGGGGGCGTCAGCTCACTGGCCTATTTGCCACAAAATCTCCGTCGCAGTCATATTAACAAGCAACAGGTGCATCAGGCATCGGGCATCTACGGGTTTACCGGTATATTTTCCGTGTTCCTGGTGGGTATACCTGTGGTAGGATATGCCATTCTGCACGATGAGTCGATGTTTGAGGCCGTGAGTGGCCTGGTTGCCATTTGTGCAGTGCTGGGCGGCGTAGCCTGGCTGGTTAGGTCTATGCAAACCAGGGGGGCTGCCTATCACCTGTTGGCAAAGTATTTCCCCGGCCTGGTAAGTCATGTGGACGAGATCTTTGCCTTTAACCTGAACAGGACCTCTTTTATTCATACAGTCCTGGTTTCTGCAGGTATAGAGATCGTGGGGATCGCCCATTTGTATATCAGTATGATGGCAACAGGCGCCCAGCCATCCCTGGAGGCGGCCTGTGTAGGATATATTGTGGCCACCATCTTCCTGATCGTATCGCCGTTTTTACGCGGTTTAGGGGCCATAGAATTGTCTCTGGCCTATCTGCTGACCAATTATGGCTTCTCTTCTTTACAAGCCCTGGAAATAACCTTATTGTACCGTCTTTTCGAATTCTGGCTGCCGCTGGTAGCCGGAGTGATTGCTTTTCTGCTGAAGGGAAAACAGCTGATACTACGCTTAATTCCCCCGGTCCTTATTTTTTTGCTGGGGATGGTGAATATCTTCTCTGTGCTCACACCGCCGCTCAGGGGCCGCTTAAGACTGCTGAAGGCTTATATACCGGTAGAAAGTATTCATGCGTCCAACCTGCTGGTCGTGTTTCTGGGGCTAATACTGCTGGTAACGGCTACTTTTCTGTTCCGCGGCCTGCGCAATGCATGGGTAGTAGCGTTGTGTGTATCGCTCCTGTCGGTGTTCGGGCATATGAGTAAGGCTTTGGACTATGAAGAAGCGTCGCTGGCATTGGTTACTTCTATTATGCTGATCATTACGGCCAGCCAGTACCGCCTGAAAAGTAACCGGCAGCTGATGAATATCGGTGTGGTGACGGCTGTTGCCACGCTGCTGGTAGTGCTCATTTTCGGGACCGTAGGCTTTTATTTTCTTCATGCCCGTCATTTCGGGATGGAGTTCACCTGGCTGCATTCCCTGCAGGCATCCTTTCATGGATTCCTGTTACTGGAAGATGATGGCCTGCACCCGCTCACCCGTTTCGGGAGGGAATTCCTGAGCGCCATCCATATATTGGGTGTTGGCGCCTGGGCCTTCCTGTTCTATACCATTATCCGGCCTTACCTGCCTGCGGGCAGGCACAGTAATGCTGCAGCGGAAAAAGCGCAGTACTACCTGAGCCAGTATGGCAGTTCTGCCATGGATCATTTTAAGGTGGGAGATGATAAGTTGCTGTATGTATCTGATGTGTACCAGGGCTTTATAGCGTATCGTATTGCAAATGGTTTTGCCGTTGTGCTGGAAGAGCCGGTATGTGCGGATGAGGTAAAGCTCCCCCTGCTGCAGGAATTTGAAAAGCAGTGCCTTAAAATGGGATTAAAGCCCGCCTTCTATCGCGTGGACGAACAGAGCGTGTACTATTTCGAGCATCTGCGTAAGAAGAAACTGCTGATAGGGCAGGAGGGAATTGTGGATGTCTCCGCGTTCACATTAAGTGGCAAGGACAGGAAGTCACTGCGTAACGGGTTGAACAGCCTCGCCGCCAAAGGATACGTCACTACTATTCATACCGCGCCATTACCACATTCCCTGGTACAGGAGTTGAAGGAAGTATCGGACGAGTGGCTGGCACAATATGAGGTGAAAGAGATGACATTCTCCCAGGGGCTTTTTGATGCAGACGAAATCGGTGAACAGAACGTTATAACAGTAACAGATCCGGAAGGAAGGATAGCGGCGTTCCTGAACATCATTCCCGATTATGCGCCGGGCGAGTGTACCTACGATCTGATCCGTAAAAGAACTGATGCGCCGGGTGGTTGTATGGATGCCCTGATCATTGCCCTGATACAGGATGCGAAGGAGAAGGGATTACAATACCTCAACCTGGGCCTGGTACCGATGTCTGGTATCAGTCAGCCGCAGAATACCGCCGAACAGGTAGTGAAATTTGCGTATGAAAAAATAAAGGCTTTCCGCCACTATCACGGTTTGCGTGAGTTCAAAGAGAAGTATGCAACAGAGTGGTCCAATAAATACCTGGTATACGGGCATGATTTTGATCTTATCCAGTTGCCGGGTGCATTGAGTAAGGTGATGAGAGCATAA
- a CDS encoding FMN-binding glutamate synthase family protein codes for MKGFIVFTVVSLAFITCLGYFFPWTWWLLVLILPLIIMGLIDITQKKHAIMRNYPIVGRLRYFMEDIRPKIYQYFVESDIDGSPVNRVDRSTIYQRAKRELNSQPFGTQFNVYAEGYEWMAHSIQPRAFEKMNKDPRVLIGGNDCTQPYSASILNVSAMSYGSLSSNAVQALNGGAKLGNFAHNTGEGGISEHHLTQGGDIIWQIGTGYFGCRTAEGNFDEKLFSEKCAIPQIKMIELKISQGAKPGHGGILPASKNTPEIAAIRHVQPHTTVASPPYHTAFNTPRQMMQFITRMRQLSGGKPVGFKLCIGQKREFHAICKAMLETGCYPDFITVDGGEGGTGAAPPEFSNSVGMPLMDALAFVHDTLTGYNIRNKVKVIASGKILTGFHILRALALGADACNSARAMMMALGCIQALVCNTNRCPTGVATQDKWLMAGLVIDDKKHRVSNYHQDTIESAIELAAAAGLETPHHITRSHISRRVFMNQVKTFEEIYPSTPAGSLLTGQEMETVSIDAW; via the coding sequence ATGAAAGGATTTATTGTTTTTACGGTGGTCAGCCTGGCTTTCATTACCTGTCTGGGATACTTCTTCCCCTGGACCTGGTGGTTACTGGTACTGATATTACCATTGATTATCATGGGATTGATCGACATAACCCAGAAGAAACATGCAATTATGCGCAACTACCCCATTGTGGGCCGCCTGCGCTACTTCATGGAAGATATCCGCCCCAAGATCTACCAATACTTCGTGGAAAGTGACATTGACGGGAGCCCGGTAAACCGTGTAGACCGGTCTACTATTTACCAGCGTGCAAAAAGGGAACTGAATTCCCAACCATTTGGTACACAGTTCAATGTATACGCCGAAGGCTATGAATGGATGGCCCATTCCATCCAGCCCAGGGCTTTTGAGAAAATGAATAAGGATCCCCGGGTGCTGATCGGGGGTAATGACTGTACACAGCCTTATTCCGCCAGTATCCTGAACGTTTCAGCCATGAGTTACGGCTCGCTCAGTTCCAATGCGGTACAGGCCCTGAACGGCGGTGCAAAACTGGGTAATTTCGCGCACAATACCGGCGAGGGCGGCATCAGTGAACATCACCTTACGCAGGGTGGTGATATTATCTGGCAGATCGGTACCGGTTATTTCGGCTGCCGTACGGCTGAAGGTAATTTTGACGAAAAACTATTCTCAGAGAAATGCGCCATTCCACAGATCAAAATGATCGAGCTAAAGATCTCCCAGGGCGCTAAACCCGGCCATGGCGGCATCTTACCAGCTTCGAAGAATACACCTGAAATTGCGGCTATCCGTCACGTACAACCGCATACTACCGTTGCTTCTCCTCCTTACCATACCGCTTTCAATACGCCCCGGCAGATGATGCAGTTCATTACCCGTATGCGCCAGCTGAGTGGAGGAAAACCGGTAGGCTTTAAACTCTGTATCGGGCAGAAAAGAGAGTTCCACGCTATTTGTAAAGCGATGCTGGAAACAGGCTGCTATCCGGACTTCATCACTGTAGATGGCGGTGAAGGCGGTACCGGTGCTGCGCCTCCTGAATTCTCAAACTCTGTAGGGATGCCGCTGATGGACGCCCTGGCGTTTGTGCACGATACCCTGACAGGTTACAATATCCGCAATAAGGTAAAAGTGATCGCTTCCGGTAAGATACTGACCGGTTTCCATATACTCCGCGCACTGGCCCTGGGTGCAGATGCCTGCAACAGCGCCCGCGCTATGATGATGGCGCTTGGTTGTATACAGGCACTCGTATGTAATACGAACCGCTGTCCTACAGGTGTGGCTACCCAGGACAAATGGCTGATGGCCGGCCTGGTGATAGACGACAAAAAGCACCGTGTATCCAATTACCACCAGGACACTATTGAAAGCGCTATAGAACTGGCTGCTGCTGCCGGCCTGGAAACGCCGCACCACATTACCCGCAGCCATATTTCCCGCCGTGTGTTCATGAACCAGGTAAAGACATTCGAAGAAATATACCCAAGTACGCCAGCCGGTTCTCTGCTAACCGGACAGGAGATGGAGACCGTGAGTATAGACGCCTGGTAG
- a CDS encoding mechanosensitive ion channel family protein: MDKDFSNWGDLIWDKLHRWTTAGIKMLPNMVVAIIVAGAFFLLARLFKLLVYKFVLKLSHSSALSGLFANLFSVLITLIGLFVALDVLKLEKAVSSLLAGAGIIGLALGFAFQDLTANFISGIFITFRRPFEVGHQIETNGFSGNVEEIQLRSTLIRTLDGLHVIIPNKEIFQKPIINHSLTPERRAEITFNVPATNESALEIRRLVTDALKDVDNLCRDKKPDVYFTNIDGANLKVTVSSWIVNEDIRTFENTKNEIITKITTVLKNNKLI, from the coding sequence ATGGATAAAGATTTTTCGAACTGGGGAGACCTGATATGGGATAAACTGCACCGGTGGACGACTGCGGGCATTAAAATGCTGCCTAACATGGTGGTGGCCATCATCGTCGCGGGCGCCTTTTTCCTGCTGGCAAGGCTCTTTAAATTGCTGGTGTATAAGTTTGTATTAAAACTCTCCCATTCTTCGGCATTGAGCGGTTTGTTTGCCAATCTTTTTTCAGTCCTGATCACGCTGATCGGCCTCTTTGTAGCGCTGGATGTGCTTAAACTTGAAAAAGCGGTCAGTTCCCTGCTTGCAGGCGCCGGTATCATTGGTCTGGCCCTCGGTTTTGCCTTCCAGGACCTGACAGCCAATTTTATTTCAGGCATTTTTATCACTTTCCGCAGGCCCTTTGAGGTAGGCCACCAGATAGAAACCAATGGCTTTTCAGGCAATGTAGAAGAAATACAGCTTCGCTCCACGCTGATACGTACCCTCGACGGACTGCATGTCATTATTCCCAATAAAGAGATCTTCCAGAAACCGATCATCAATCATTCTCTCACACCGGAACGACGGGCAGAGATCACTTTCAATGTGCCGGCAACCAATGAAAGCGCCCTGGAAATCAGACGGCTCGTCACCGATGCGCTGAAAGATGTGGATAACCTGTGCCGCGACAAAAAGCCCGATGTTTATTTCACCAATATCGATGGCGCAAATCTGAAAGTGACAGTTTCTTCCTGGATCGTGAATGAGGACATCCGCACTTTTGAGAACACGAAAAACGAGATCATTACGAAGATCACGACAGTGTTAAAGAACAATAAGCTGATCTGA
- a CDS encoding response regulator transcription factor: MKNVRRNSAGQTDEADALDAEGQGEAKQLIQQLAKDISNIVFMDMDIPGLTPTEAAGILKAAYPDMNIILFTAQGNEFSVANVHPRNISPNPPASLTSFFSQVYEAAMQTNILAVQKVLAFFNRKTAGSHEHRYGLSPRELEVLDCLVNGDTYKKIAEHCHISVGTVRSHIMNIYRKLDVNSRSGAIVKAMQERLVGS, encoded by the coding sequence ATGAAAAATGTGAGGCGTAACAGCGCTGGGCAGACTGATGAAGCTGATGCATTAGATGCGGAAGGACAGGGCGAAGCCAAACAACTTATCCAACAGTTAGCGAAAGATATAAGCAACATCGTATTCATGGACATGGATATTCCGGGATTAACGCCTACAGAGGCGGCCGGTATATTAAAGGCAGCTTACCCTGACATGAATATCATACTGTTCACCGCCCAGGGCAATGAATTTTCAGTAGCCAACGTTCATCCCCGTAACATATCACCGAACCCTCCGGCCTCCCTGACCTCTTTCTTTTCCCAGGTATATGAAGCTGCCATGCAGACCAACATCCTTGCGGTGCAAAAGGTACTGGCCTTTTTTAACCGTAAGACGGCGGGCAGTCACGAGCATCGTTATGGCCTGTCGCCCCGTGAGCTCGAAGTACTCGATTGTCTTGTAAATGGAGACACCTATAAAAAAATAGCCGAACATTGCCACATCAGCGTAGGCACCGTACGCTCGCACATTATGAATATCTATCGCAAGCTGGATGTAAATTCCCGTTCCGGCGCCATCGTTAAAGCTATGCAGGAAAGGCTGGTAGGTAGCTGA
- a CDS encoding family 20 glycosylhydrolase, with the protein MQFRHLILACGLLTGAVPPLHAQAPFDASRIKVSWEVVENNHQGKAEFLSAFTIVNKGKTAFPAKGWQLYFNFVRSIKEGVTTGGVTAAHVNGDLYKISPADDSKSIAPGDSLRIEMVAEAWAVNFTDAPDGLYLVWDKEPAKGYRLAPLEIRPSTQPKQYLRFPGDKTALTTPADVYAQNRNIKDIPAEQLPLVFPTPQEVVPGTGTYALQAGVQINAAPAFAKEASYLSDELGKLLGTKPATGSGSGIALEQDASLAPEAYSLQVTPQGVTIRAADGAGMFYGIQTLKSILPPASWAGVQKTIQVPVIQVKDAPRYGYRAFMLDVSRNFHSKQDVLRLLEVMSLYKLNVFHFHLTDDEGWRLEIPGLPELTQVGGRRGHGVDEKEHLLPSYGSGPDVTDTAGSGFYTKQDFLEILKYANDRHITVIPEIETPGHARAAVKAMEARYAKLQAEGKQAEATQYLLSDLDDKSVYHSVQNWNDNVINVALPSVYTFLDKVVAELQAYYKEAGAPLEYVHMGGDEVPAGVWTKSPVVQALMQQDKTVKNTDDLWYYYYSKVYTLLKARGLKQYGWEEMGMRKTSVDGKPHYIPNPDFSNNGFMVDVWNNVMGGGAEDLAYRLANANYKVVLSGVSNLYFDMAYMKSFEEPGFYWGGFVDIDKPFYFIPENYYKNSKVDALGNRLNPDIFKGKDPLTAYGAGNIMGVQGLLWSETVKNSARMEYMILPKLLGLAERAWAKNPEWATEKDSARSEELYNKAWNTFVNVAGKRELVRLDHYNGGYNYRIPTPGLQVSNGAVAANIQLPGFTIRYTTDGKEPDSKSKVYTGPVTEKGTIRFKAFDTRGRSSRTATIINPLRAQTLSKGGDL; encoded by the coding sequence ATGCAATTTCGCCATTTGATATTAGCGTGTGGCCTGCTCACGGGAGCAGTGCCCCCCTTGCATGCACAGGCGCCGTTTGATGCGTCCAGGATCAAAGTTTCATGGGAAGTAGTGGAAAATAACCACCAGGGGAAGGCCGAGTTCCTTTCTGCTTTTACTATTGTAAACAAGGGTAAAACTGCTTTCCCGGCAAAGGGCTGGCAGCTGTATTTTAACTTCGTAAGATCCATTAAGGAAGGCGTCACCACTGGCGGTGTCACGGCAGCACATGTGAACGGCGACCTGTATAAAATATCTCCGGCTGATGACAGTAAAAGCATCGCCCCGGGCGATTCCCTGCGTATAGAAATGGTAGCAGAAGCATGGGCGGTGAACTTTACGGATGCGCCTGACGGCTTGTACCTGGTATGGGACAAGGAGCCTGCTAAAGGCTACCGCCTGGCCCCACTGGAAATACGTCCGTCTACCCAGCCTAAACAATACCTGCGCTTCCCGGGCGACAAAACCGCACTGACCACTCCGGCAGATGTGTATGCCCAGAACAGGAATATCAAAGATATACCAGCTGAACAGTTGCCGCTGGTATTCCCCACACCGCAGGAAGTTGTACCCGGTACAGGCACTTATGCGCTACAGGCTGGTGTGCAGATCAATGCGGCGCCGGCATTTGCAAAAGAGGCCAGCTACCTGTCTGATGAACTGGGTAAATTGCTCGGCACAAAACCGGCAACAGGCAGTGGCAGTGGTATTGCGTTGGAGCAGGATGCCAGCCTGGCGCCCGAAGCCTATTCCCTGCAGGTAACACCTCAGGGTGTGACTATCAGGGCCGCCGATGGCGCAGGCATGTTTTACGGCATCCAGACGCTGAAAAGCATACTGCCTCCTGCTTCCTGGGCTGGCGTACAGAAAACTATACAGGTACCCGTTATACAGGTGAAAGACGCCCCCCGTTACGGATATCGCGCATTTATGCTCGATGTGTCCCGCAACTTCCACAGTAAACAGGATGTATTACGCCTGTTGGAAGTCATGTCGCTGTATAAACTGAACGTATTCCACTTCCACCTAACGGACGATGAAGGCTGGAGACTGGAAATACCCGGCTTGCCTGAACTGACACAGGTAGGCGGCCGTCGCGGGCACGGCGTAGATGAAAAGGAACACCTGCTGCCATCCTATGGTTCCGGTCCTGATGTAACAGATACGGCAGGCAGCGGCTTTTATACAAAACAGGATTTCCTGGAAATATTGAAGTATGCAAACGACAGGCATATCACTGTCATTCCTGAAATAGAAACGCCCGGCCACGCACGTGCGGCAGTAAAAGCCATGGAAGCGCGTTATGCGAAATTGCAGGCAGAAGGAAAACAGGCGGAAGCCACACAATACCTGTTGTCAGACCTGGACGATAAATCAGTCTATCACTCCGTACAGAACTGGAATGACAACGTGATCAACGTGGCATTGCCATCGGTATATACGTTCCTTGATAAGGTGGTGGCGGAGCTGCAGGCGTATTATAAGGAAGCCGGCGCGCCACTGGAATATGTACACATGGGTGGCGATGAAGTGCCTGCCGGCGTATGGACAAAATCGCCCGTGGTACAGGCTTTAATGCAGCAGGACAAGACAGTTAAAAACACGGATGATCTCTGGTATTACTATTACAGTAAAGTATACACATTGCTGAAAGCGCGCGGACTGAAACAATATGGCTGGGAAGAGATGGGAATGCGTAAGACGAGTGTTGATGGAAAACCGCATTATATCCCGAACCCTGATTTCAGCAACAACGGCTTCATGGTGGACGTATGGAACAATGTAATGGGTGGCGGAGCAGAAGACCTGGCCTACAGGCTGGCCAATGCCAACTATAAAGTGGTGTTGTCCGGAGTAAGCAATCTGTATTTCGATATGGCTTATATGAAGTCCTTCGAAGAACCCGGATTCTACTGGGGCGGTTTTGTAGATATTGATAAACCATTTTATTTCATCCCGGAGAACTATTACAAGAATTCAAAAGTAGATGCATTGGGCAACCGTCTGAACCCGGATATCTTCAAAGGAAAGGATCCGCTGACGGCTTATGGGGCAGGCAATATTATGGGCGTGCAGGGATTGTTGTGGAGTGAAACGGTAAAGAACTCCGCACGTATGGAATATATGATCCTGCCTAAGTTACTGGGACTGGCAGAACGTGCCTGGGCAAAGAATCCTGAATGGGCAACAGAGAAAGACAGTGCCCGCAGTGAAGAGTTGTACAACAAAGCCTGGAATACCTTCGTTAACGTAGCCGGTAAAAGAGAGCTGGTAAGATTAGATCATTACAATGGTGGATACAATTACCGCATCCCCACACCCGGATTGCAGGTTAGCAATGGCGCAGTAGCCGCCAATATACAGCTGCCTGGTTTCACAATACGTTATACAACAGACGGAAAGGAACCCGATAGCAAGAGTAAGGTCTATACAGGGCCGGTGACAGAGAAGGGGACGATCCGCTTTAAAGCATTCGATACGCGGGGAAGGAGCAGCCGGACTGCAACGATCATTAATCCGCTCAGAGCGCAGACATTATCAAAGGGTGGTGACTTATAG
- a CDS encoding LytTR family transcriptional regulator DNA-binding domain-containing protein, producing the protein MKHHTVFHVHSKGQRIRIPLQDLQFVEIRADGCVLHLAHSHVIADDTPEKIWACLPQDRFLAVRRKFMINLHHIAGICDDYIHMQTGLIPQRERQTGTISAHWL; encoded by the coding sequence ATGAAACACCACACTGTATTTCATGTACACTCCAAAGGCCAGCGCATCAGGATACCGCTGCAGGATTTGCAGTTTGTAGAGATCCGGGCAGACGGCTGTGTGCTCCACCTGGCGCACTCACATGTTATCGCTGACGACACTCCGGAAAAGATCTGGGCATGCCTGCCGCAGGACCGCTTCCTGGCAGTAAGACGCAAGTTTATGATCAATCTCCACCACATTGCCGGCATCTGTGACGACTATATCCATATGCAAACAGGGCTTATCCCCCAACGGGAAAGACAGACAGGTACGATCAGCGCCCACTGGCTGTAA
- a CDS encoding AcvB/VirJ family lysyl-phosphatidylglycerol hydrolase encodes MRKGKYVLLLLVMMTSVMSAEAQRDISKLPVTVKVPAVQAANHPVVFYITGDGGMKKFSVDMVNMLAGRGYPVIGLNALKYFWSKKTPEQAAADVAALMQYYAGQWNNHSFIFVGYSMGADVLPFIYHKLPAMLQDQVHHLVFMSPSASTDMVVHISDMLGRTSTPGSMNVPAAMNSITGKPLLLIFGQDEKDFDSKALTISNYKQVVLPGGHHYNDDASGVVQQILSYIVQR; translated from the coding sequence ATGAGAAAAGGAAAGTATGTGTTGTTATTGCTGGTCATGATGACCAGCGTCATGTCGGCGGAAGCACAGCGAGACATCAGTAAATTGCCGGTAACGGTGAAGGTGCCTGCAGTACAGGCAGCAAACCATCCGGTGGTCTTTTATATAACCGGCGACGGTGGAATGAAGAAGTTCTCGGTAGATATGGTGAATATGCTGGCGGGAAGGGGTTATCCTGTTATCGGGCTGAATGCATTAAAATACTTCTGGAGTAAAAAGACACCGGAACAGGCTGCTGCTGATGTGGCTGCGCTGATGCAGTATTATGCGGGGCAGTGGAATAATCACTCGTTTATATTTGTGGGTTATTCTATGGGCGCAGATGTGCTGCCCTTCATTTATCATAAGCTTCCTGCCATGTTGCAGGACCAGGTGCATCACCTGGTATTCATGTCTCCTTCTGCAAGTACAGATATGGTGGTGCACATATCAGACATGCTGGGCAGAACAAGCACACCCGGCAGTATGAATGTGCCTGCTGCGATGAATAGCATCACAGGCAAACCCCTGCTGCTGATATTTGGCCAGGACGAAAAAGATTTCGACAGCAAAGCGCTTACTATCAGTAACTATAAACAGGTTGTGTTACCGGGAGGGCATCACTATAATGATGATGCATCTGGTGTGGTGCAACAGATACTCTCATATATCGTTCAACGTTAA